The following proteins are co-located in the Hevea brasiliensis isolate MT/VB/25A 57/8 chromosome 11, ASM3005281v1, whole genome shotgun sequence genome:
- the LOC110641686 gene encoding uncharacterized protein LOC110641686, with amino-acid sequence MPSYAKFLKEIPSKKRRLEDYETVALIEECSAILQNKLPPKLKDPGSFSIPYLIGNMNIDKALYDLSASVSLMPLSICQKLNVGELRPTTFSLQLIDRSVKYPVGILENILVKVGKFFIPIDFIVLEMEEDVQISIILGRPFLAIVKAVVDVKNG; translated from the coding sequence ATGCCATCCtatgcaaaatttttaaaggaaattcCTTCCAAGAAGAGAAGGTTGGAAGATTATGAAACAGTTGCTTTgatagaggaatgcagtgccatcctACAAAATAAACTACCTCCAAAGCTAAAAGATCCTGGAAGCTTCTCTATACCTTATCTCATTGGCAACATGAACATAGACAAAGCCCTCTATGATCTTAGTGCTAGTGTAAGCCTAATGCCCCTGTCCATATGCCAAAAGCTGAATGTTGGAGAACTCAGACCAACTACTTTCTCATTACAATTGATAGACAGATCTGTCAAATATCCAGTTGGCATCTTAGAGAACATCCTCGTCAAGGTAGGAAAATTCTTTATTCCTATAGACTTTATTGTCttggagatggaagaagatgttcaaatttCCATAATATTGGGAAGGCCTTTCTTGGCAATCGTCAAAGCTGTTGTAGATGTCAAAAATGGATGA